TTAATATGAATGTGGGTGGGACGGAAAAGGCGTTATTAACGATGTTATCTGAGATTCCTAAGGATAAGTACGATATTACATTGCTATTGTTAGAGGAGATTGGAGGCTTCATGGAATCTATTCCAGATGAAGTGGAAGTAATTCACCTTAAGAATTATGACAAAATGAAAACCCTGCTCAACGACCCGCCCAACGTTCAGGCGAAACGTTTTATGAAACAAGGACAATGGCTGAAAGCGGCCAATATTATAAAACACCGAATTTTAGCTAAGGTGTTTGGAGAAAGAAAATTATTTTTTCAATATGTATTAAGGGACCATCATCCATTAAAAGATACGTATGATGTAGCGATTGCTTATGCGGGACCGATGGATTTCATTAGTTACTACATAGCGGAAGAGGTAACAGCTAAAAAGAAAGTTCAATGGATTCATTTTGATATCACGAAGATCGGATTTAATCGCAAATTTGCATCCAAAACCTATCAAAGATTCGATAATATATTCGTTGTTTCAGATGAAGGGAAAGATAAATTAATCTCTTTTACGCCGAGGCTGAAAAATAAAATAGAGAGGTTCTCAAATATCCTTTCCCAAAAGTTAATTGTTCAATTAGCTGACGAGGGGAAGGGGTTTGAGGATGAATTTCAAGGGATTAGAATTCTAACAGTTGGACGTTTAAGCAAGGAAAAAGGACAGGACCTAAGCATCCCTGTCTTAGCAAAGCTTAAGGCCGCGGGATATGAGGTTCGTTGGTACTGTGTTGGCGACGGCCAGGCCAAATCTGAATATCAAAGGTTGATCAAGCAATATAAAGTGGAAAATGACTATATTCTACTTGGCGCCGATCCGAATCCATATCCTTATATGAAACAGTGTGACCTTTACGTACAATCATCCCGTCATGAAGGATATTGCATTACCCTTGCGGAAGCTAGGTGTTTCGATAATCCGATCATTACGACCCATTTTACAGGAGCAAAAGAACAGATAACGCATGGAGAAACTGGTTTAATCGTTGAATTTGATCAAGAACAAATGTTTACTGCGATTAAACGTTTGTTAGATGATGCCTTATTGAGAAAGAAATTGAAGAAGAATCTAAGGAACGAAAAAGTAGACACAACGGTGGAGATGGAAAGATTTTATCACTTAGTTGACAATTAACAAAAGTTTAAAAAGACGCACCTTTTCATTGGACGTAAAGACAACCAAAGAAGAGGTGTGTTTTTTTATAGGGGATATGGATAGGAGGGATAAGGAATGAAGAAAATTTTGATTATGATGACCAGTATGAATATTGGCGGAGTGGAAAAATCGTTGGTGTCTCTCCTATCCGAAATCCCGAAAGATCAATTTGAGATCACCCTATTGTTATTAGAGAAAAAGGGCGGGTTTTTGGAACATGTCCCTGAATGGGTGAGAGTGGTGGAGGTTAACTGGTATCAAGATATTAAACCAATTATTATGCAACCGCCACATGAGACCGTACAGGGGTATCTTAAAAACAAGCAGTACCTTAAGATCCCGTTTTTTATTGCTTCCTATTATATATCCAAATACTTTGATAATCGATACGTCTATTACCGCCATGTTATGAAGGAAGTGCCTGAATGGACAGAGACGTATGATGTAGCGATCAGTTATCAGGGTCCGACTGATATTATTGACTTTTTTGTAGCAAATAAAGTAAGAGCAAAGAAAAAAATATCCTGGATTCATTTTGATATATCCAAACACCTGATTAATCAGAAATTATATGAAAGATTGTATAAGCAATACGACCAGATATTTGCGGTTTCAAATGAAGCAAGATCTTGTCTTGTTGGGAAGATTCCTTCGATTAAAAACAAAACGGATGTCTTTTATAATATCGTCCCAGAAACGTTGATATGGGAGATGTCACAGGAAGAAATCGAATTTGATCAAGATTACCAAGGGATAAAAATTGTAACTGTCGGAAGGCTCTCTTTTGAGAAAGGACAAGATTTGGCGATCAAAACGCTAGCCAAACTTCGCGCCGAAGGAATAGAAGTTAGGTGGTACTGTATTGGAGAGGGGAACTATCGAATGGATTGTAAAAAGTTAATTGAACATTATGGTTTGGAAGACGATTTTATGTTACTTGGCGCAACAGTGAATCCGTATCCGTACATTGCAAAAGCTGATATTTATGTCCAAACCTCAAGACATGAAGGCTATTGTTTGACCCTCGCTGAGGCCAAGTGTTTACAAAAACCGATAGTAACGACAAACTTTATTGGCGCTTACGAACAAATTATAGATGGTGAGACGGGGTATATTGTTGAATGTGATGCAGAGGAACTTTATCAAAGGATTCAATATCTTGGAGAAGAACGCCTCGAACGAGAGAGGTTGGAAAATAATTTATCCAACATAATACATGATTCAGAAAAGGGGTTCATGAGCATATTTAATATATTTAACTAAAGAAGGTGTAACCAATTGATAGAATCAACGCAAAAATTACTTAGAATGTTTAACAAGAAAGAAAAGAAAAAGCTGTTGATCATATTTTTTATGATATTTGTAGCGGCAATATTAGAGACGGTTGGTATTGGCCTTATCGTACCGTTCGTTACCATTGTAACGGAACCTAGTCTTATTCAAGAACAAGCGATTTTAGCTTATGTATATGATCTTTTTCAATTTCAATCCACAACCACGTATATGATCTTTTTAGTCGTGCTGTTGCTTTCGGTTTTCGTCATAAAAAATCTATACTTATTATTATTTAACTACATTCAAAATCGGGTGATACTTAATCAACAGACATCGTTGTCGCAAAGATTGCTCAAAGTGTACTTAACGAAACCATATGTATTCCATTTACAACAGAATAGCGCCGTTTTATTAAGGAATGTGAATAGTGAAGTGCCAAAGGTGTTTCAGGGCATCATTATGTCGGCTTTCCAATTGTTTACCGAAATACTTGTCATCGTTTGTATTCTTGCTTTGTTGCTCATCACATCACCTACAGCCACCTTAGTTGCTGCCGTTTTATTAGCGGGCAGCGTCAGTATCTTTTTTAGGGTTTTTCGAAAGAAAATATCATCATTGGGAAAAGAGCAACAAGCTGTAACGTCTGCCATGATTAAGTGGATCAATCAAGGGCTTGGAGCAAGTAAAGAAATTAAGGTCTCTGGGAAAGAGGCCTTTTTTATTAATGCCTATACTAAACAAAGTCATATCCGCGCGCAAAATAGCCGTTATTTGAAAATGTTGGAACAAGCTCCAAGACTATTTATCGAGACACTGCTTGTCTCCGTTGTTCTCATCACGATGCTTGTGATCATCCTTCAAGGATTAAATACGACTGAGCTTGTTTCTACAATGGCGCTGTTTGCGATGGCTGCTTTTAGGCTGATGCCTTCTATCACTCGCGTCGTGGCTATGATTACAACGATAAGATATAGTCACCCCGCGCTTTCGGTGGTTTATGAGGATTTATATATCAACAATGATCCATCTCAATCAGAACCTAAATCATTGTTCGAGGGAAGGCCACTCGAAATCAATAAAGGGAAGAGAACATTTGTTGATTCAATAAAATTACAAGATGTGCGCTTTCGGTATCCTGGCCAAGAAGGTCTTTCGCTTAAAGATGTATCTCTCACGATCCCGATCGGTCAATCGGTCGCATTTATAGGCGAATCGGGAGCTGGGAAAACGACGATCGTGGATGCCATCCTGGGCCTATTAGAACCGGAAAAGGGAGAGATATTAGTCGACGGTAAAAGAATACAAGACCAAAAACTAGCCTGGCAGCAAAAGATAGGGTACATTCCACAGTCCATTTTCTTATCCGATGACACTATTCGCGGAAACGTAGCTTTTGGAATAGAACAGGATCAAGTTAGTGATGAGGAAGTCTGGAGAGCTTTAGATCAAGCAAAATTAAAAGAGTTCGTACAATCGCTTCCGAACCAATTAGATACAGCTGTTGGGGAAAGAGGGGTTAGACTATCCGGTGGACAACGCCAACGAGTCGGGATTGCTAGAGCTTTATACCACAATCCAGAAATCTTATTTATGGATGAAGCGACATCGGCATTAGATAATCAAACGGAAGCTGAGATCATGAAGGCAATTGATGGCTTAAAAGGGGAGAAGACATTAATTATCATTGCGCACAGATTAAGCACGATTAAAAATTGCGACATTATATTTACGATGAGCCAAGGTAAACTGGTTTCGGTTGAGAACAAGTTTGAAGCTCCAATAGTACAACATTTTTAATAAAACAGATGTTAAATAGGGTGATAATAGTAGTTGATATGTCAAGAGTGAGAGGAGTAACTTAAACCAATTGAGATTACAACATAAAATAAAGTATATAAAAACATCGCAGGGTTTTTATGTATGTATAGATAGGAACATTTTTGTCATAATTTGGTTGCTTCTTAATAGATCTGAACCTTTCAATTTAGATGTAAAAACAATTAACTATCTATCAGGGCCATTGATGAAATTTTTAAGGATTATTAAAATTTTTATAGAATTGCTTATTTTTAAATATGCAAGAAAGGGAAATGAAGAGGTTATTGAAGTGCCTTACGATGGGCATATACTATTAAATAAGTCTGGTGGCTATAAAGTATTTGATCTATCGAAGGAGATCGTGGCGACACAATTTAAGTCGGATTTAAAAGACGATATGTTTAATGAAATCGTGGTTGAGTTAAGAGGTATTTCAAAATATCCATTTGCGCCTCATCTTGTGGGAGTAGATTACTTAAATAAATGTATTTACGAAGGGTATATAAACTTAAAAAAGTCCCGCCGTTTTTACCCGATTTCAGATTATTTTTATGAAAGAATCCTTCCGATTTGGAAGGAAATGATCAAGGTATATCCCTGGAAAAAGAAAAATCTATATGAATACGTTGAGAATCAATTAAATTATATTTTAAAGTGGATTGAAACTTTAGAAAAACTAAATGTTGAGAAAGAATATGTACAGAATATAAAGATTTTTGTCAAAAGAACAGCTGATGATATTTTGACATGTATACCAAAACATCGGGGTGTTTATTTAACCTTATCACATGGGGATTTACATGCTTGGAATATTCTTCAGGATCGTGAACGGGCTGTGGTTATTGATTGGGATACGGTAAAGGAAAGGTCGTTCTATCATGACCTCTACTATATCTTTTACCACAATATATTTAGCGGACATAATAAGGATCTAAAAGAATTTTGTTTACAATTAGAAAGATGTATTGATATGTGTCAAGTTTATTTACCTGAAGAACGAGTTCAGGAACATGGTGATAAAAAACTGTACAGAATGTTATTTTATTTAGAATATGTTCAACTGGACTTGGAGAAAAGATTGGCAACACTTGGGGAGATTTCTGAAATTAATGGCCGCTTAAGAAAGATGAACTCTTCTATTATAGCTTTTGAGTCAGTAGAGAAAAACATTGTTTCATAATAGCTCACGCAGTCTTAGTATGTTAAACATCGGAGAGGCTGTTTGACGCGATATGACTCTAGTATGTTTACAAAGGGAGTGATGACTTTACCGTTGAATTTACAAGAGGATATAAAGAGTCTTAAAAGGAGTAGCTGTACTTTTTGTGCTACTCCTTCATTTGTTCTGGAGAGAGGATGCCAAGGTTCTCCAAAGTTGAATTTGTGAGTAGTGAAGGTGGTAATCAATGAAAAGATTATTTGATGTTGTATGCGCTGTGACTGGGCTCGTTATACTTGGACCAATCATCCTACTGACTGCATGGCTCATCCGCTGGAATATTGGATCGCCAGTGTTTTTTAAGCAAGATCGTCCCGGGTTAAACGGAGTCCCTTTTATTTTATACAAGTTTCGGACGATGACCAACGAATGTGATGAATACGGAAAGTTGTTACCTGACCATAAAAGATTAACTCCATTCGGGAAGCTCGTTCGAAAATTAAGTTTAGATGAATTGCCGCAATTGTATAACGTTTTGAAAGGTGAGATGAGTCTGGTTGGTCCACGTCCTTTACTAATGGAGTATTTGCCTTTGTATACGGAAAGACAAGCGATGAGACATCTTGTTAGGCCAGGGATAACCGGATTGGCGCAGGTCAGCGGCAGGAATGCGATCAGTTGGGATGAACGGTTGGAAATGGATGCCCAATATGTTGAATCTCGGAGTTGGATTTTGGATCTAAAGATTTTGTTGCTCACAATTTCAAAAGTATTTAAATCGGAAGGAATCAATCAAAAAGGGCATGCAACAGTGGAAAAATTTGCTGGTTCGAAGTCTATAGGAGGAGACCATCAATGAAGATTATGGTGATCGGGCAAGGTGGTCATAGTAGGGTGATCCGTGAAATCATCGAAGAACAGACAACTTATCGACTCATCGGATACCTCGATGATAAATTTGAGACGGTGACGAATTTAGAGGGCCGATATACGGGACCGATTTGGGCAGTAAGGGATTTTATTCACCAGTTTAGGGATTTAAAATTCATTCTTGCCATTGGAAATAACCGCATTCGCAAACAAATCTTTGATCGGTTACAGCTAGCTAAGGATTCTTATGTGTCATTGATTCATAAAACGGCTGTGATCAGTCCGAGCGCGGAAATTGGTAACGGTACAGTGATCATGGCAAATGCGGTTTTGAACGCGGGAGCGTATGTTGGAAGTCATACGATTATTAACACAGGATCGATTGTTGAACATGACAATATTGTAGGTGATTTTGTTCATCTTTCGCCAAACGTCACATTGACGGGTACCGTTAAAGTAGGCGATGGTTCACATATTGGAGCAAGCGCGACGCTTATTCCTAATATTCAAATCGGTGAATGGACCACGATCGGAGCTGGAGCGGCCGTCATCCGCGATATTCCCGCCTATAGCACCGCTGTTGGTGTTCCAGCGGTGGTCAAGGGGAAAAGTAACACGGATGCGCAGGCGATGTAGTCTGTCTTTTTTTATAATCTAATGTTCTTTAAGGAGAACAGGAAGGGTGCCGAGGAGGGGTGTTCATGGCTAAAAATAAACGAAGAATTCATTTATCGTTGCCACATATGAGCGGAAGGGAACAGAAATATATTGAGCAAGCTTTTGCAACAAATTGGATTGCGCCGATAGGACCACATGTGGATGCTTTTGAACAAGAGATGGCGGCTTGCGTCGGAACGAAGGGGGCTGTTGCGGTAACTTCGGGAACGGCTGCGATCCATCTGGCTTTACGCTTACTCGATGTCGGGCGGGGCGATCGCGTGTTTTGCTCAAGTTTTACGTTCGTCGCCAGCGCAAACCCAATTATTTACCAAGGGGCAGAACCCGTTTTTATTGACTCAGAACCAGAAACGTGGAATATGTCTCCACAGGCGTTGGAAAAGGCGTTGTTAGATTCTAAACGAGCGGGGAAACTTCCCAAAGCGGTGATCGTCGTCCATCTGTACGGACAAAGCGCCAAAATGGATGAAATCATGAATATTTGTGATCACTATGGGGTGCCGATCATTGAAGATGCCGCGGAATCACTCGGCTCAGCGTACAAAGGGAAGGCGAGTGGAACACTCGGTCGGTTTGGCATCTATTCTTTCAATGGCAATAAAATTATTACGACGTCTGGCGGGGGAATGTTAGTTTCCAACGATGAGGTTGCTTTACGGAAAGCCCGCTTTTTTGCAACACAAGCGAAGGATCCAGCTCCTTATTACCAACATAGTGAGTTGGGTTACAATTATAGAATGAGTAATTTGCTTGCGGGAGTTGGAAGGGCGCAATTAGAAGTGCTTGAAGACCGAGTAAAGGCCCGACGAGAAATATTTAGACGCTACGAGGCAGAGCTAGGAGATCTTCCTGAAATTTCATTCATGCCTGAACTGGAGCAGACCTACTCCAATCGGTGGTTGAGCGCGTTTACGTTGGAAGAAAACACGGGGATTACCGTTCAAGAGATCCTTTATTCGTTAGAGCAAGAAAATATAGAGGCGCGTTTCGTATGGAAACCGTTGCACCTGCAGCCCTTGTTTAAGGGAACGGATTATTATGCGCATGACAAGGATCATCATGTAGCGGAATCAATATTCAAGCGGGGGATTTGCATCCCTTCAGGTTCCAATATGACAGTT
This genomic window from Ammoniphilus oxalaticus contains:
- a CDS encoding glycosyltransferase, encoding MKKKVLFMLINMNVGGTEKALLTMLSEIPKDKYDITLLLLEEIGGFMESIPDEVEVIHLKNYDKMKTLLNDPPNVQAKRFMKQGQWLKAANIIKHRILAKVFGERKLFFQYVLRDHHPLKDTYDVAIAYAGPMDFISYYIAEEVTAKKKVQWIHFDITKIGFNRKFASKTYQRFDNIFVVSDEGKDKLISFTPRLKNKIERFSNILSQKLIVQLADEGKGFEDEFQGIRILTVGRLSKEKGQDLSIPVLAKLKAAGYEVRWYCVGDGQAKSEYQRLIKQYKVENDYILLGADPNPYPYMKQCDLYVQSSRHEGYCITLAEARCFDNPIITTHFTGAKEQITHGETGLIVEFDQEQMFTAIKRLLDDALLRKKLKKNLRNEKVDTTVEMERFYHLVDN
- a CDS encoding glycosyltransferase; the encoded protein is MKKILIMMTSMNIGGVEKSLVSLLSEIPKDQFEITLLLLEKKGGFLEHVPEWVRVVEVNWYQDIKPIIMQPPHETVQGYLKNKQYLKIPFFIASYYISKYFDNRYVYYRHVMKEVPEWTETYDVAISYQGPTDIIDFFVANKVRAKKKISWIHFDISKHLINQKLYERLYKQYDQIFAVSNEARSCLVGKIPSIKNKTDVFYNIVPETLIWEMSQEEIEFDQDYQGIKIVTVGRLSFEKGQDLAIKTLAKLRAEGIEVRWYCIGEGNYRMDCKKLIEHYGLEDDFMLLGATVNPYPYIAKADIYVQTSRHEGYCLTLAEAKCLQKPIVTTNFIGAYEQIIDGETGYIVECDAEELYQRIQYLGEERLERERLENNLSNIIHDSEKGFMSIFNIFN
- a CDS encoding ABC transporter ATP-binding protein is translated as MIESTQKLLRMFNKKEKKKLLIIFFMIFVAAILETVGIGLIVPFVTIVTEPSLIQEQAILAYVYDLFQFQSTTTYMIFLVVLLLSVFVIKNLYLLLFNYIQNRVILNQQTSLSQRLLKVYLTKPYVFHLQQNSAVLLRNVNSEVPKVFQGIIMSAFQLFTEILVIVCILALLLITSPTATLVAAVLLAGSVSIFFRVFRKKISSLGKEQQAVTSAMIKWINQGLGASKEIKVSGKEAFFINAYTKQSHIRAQNSRYLKMLEQAPRLFIETLLVSVVLITMLVIILQGLNTTELVSTMALFAMAAFRLMPSITRVVAMITTIRYSHPALSVVYEDLYINNDPSQSEPKSLFEGRPLEINKGKRTFVDSIKLQDVRFRYPGQEGLSLKDVSLTIPIGQSVAFIGESGAGKTTIVDAILGLLEPEKGEILVDGKRIQDQKLAWQQKIGYIPQSIFLSDDTIRGNVAFGIEQDQVSDEEVWRALDQAKLKEFVQSLPNQLDTAVGERGVRLSGGQRQRVGIARALYHNPEILFMDEATSALDNQTEAEIMKAIDGLKGEKTLIIIAHRLSTIKNCDIIFTMSQGKLVSVENKFEAPIVQHF
- a CDS encoding phosphotransferase — translated: MRLQHKIKYIKTSQGFYVCIDRNIFVIIWLLLNRSEPFNLDVKTINYLSGPLMKFLRIIKIFIELLIFKYARKGNEEVIEVPYDGHILLNKSGGYKVFDLSKEIVATQFKSDLKDDMFNEIVVELRGISKYPFAPHLVGVDYLNKCIYEGYINLKKSRRFYPISDYFYERILPIWKEMIKVYPWKKKNLYEYVENQLNYILKWIETLEKLNVEKEYVQNIKIFVKRTADDILTCIPKHRGVYLTLSHGDLHAWNILQDRERAVVIDWDTVKERSFYHDLYYIFYHNIFSGHNKDLKEFCLQLERCIDMCQVYLPEERVQEHGDKKLYRMLFYLEYVQLDLEKRLATLGEISEINGRLRKMNSSIIAFESVEKNIVS
- a CDS encoding sugar transferase — translated: MKRLFDVVCAVTGLVILGPIILLTAWLIRWNIGSPVFFKQDRPGLNGVPFILYKFRTMTNECDEYGKLLPDHKRLTPFGKLVRKLSLDELPQLYNVLKGEMSLVGPRPLLMEYLPLYTERQAMRHLVRPGITGLAQVSGRNAISWDERLEMDAQYVESRSWILDLKILLLTISKVFKSEGINQKGHATVEKFAGSKSIGGDHQ
- a CDS encoding acetyltransferase, whose translation is MKIMVIGQGGHSRVIREIIEEQTTYRLIGYLDDKFETVTNLEGRYTGPIWAVRDFIHQFRDLKFILAIGNNRIRKQIFDRLQLAKDSYVSLIHKTAVISPSAEIGNGTVIMANAVLNAGAYVGSHTIINTGSIVEHDNIVGDFVHLSPNVTLTGTVKVGDGSHIGASATLIPNIQIGEWTTIGAGAAVIRDIPAYSTAVGVPAVVKGKSNTDAQAM
- a CDS encoding DegT/DnrJ/EryC1/StrS family aminotransferase, with translation MAKNKRRIHLSLPHMSGREQKYIEQAFATNWIAPIGPHVDAFEQEMAACVGTKGAVAVTSGTAAIHLALRLLDVGRGDRVFCSSFTFVASANPIIYQGAEPVFIDSEPETWNMSPQALEKALLDSKRAGKLPKAVIVVHLYGQSAKMDEIMNICDHYGVPIIEDAAESLGSAYKGKASGTLGRFGIYSFNGNKIITTSGGGMLVSNDEVALRKARFFATQAKDPAPYYQHSELGYNYRMSNLLAGVGRAQLEVLEDRVKARREIFRRYEAELGDLPEISFMPELEQTYSNRWLSAFTLEENTGITVQEILYSLEQENIEARFVWKPLHLQPLFKGTDYYAHDKDHHVAESIFKRGICIPSGSNMTVEQQMRVIDVIRAVFGKESSVVL